Within Acidobacteriota bacterium, the genomic segment GTTCCTGGTTTTATCCTGAAAAATCCTGCGTATCCTGTCTAAAAGTTTTCGGTATTAATTCAACCACAGAAGGAGACGATAAATGGCTGACGAGACTCCCAACTATCAATTCAACACCCTTGCAGTTCACGGCGGATTCGAACAAGGCGATCCGGCGACCAAAGCGCGCGCGGTTCCGATTTACCAGACGACTTCGTATTTGTTCGACAGCGCCGAACATGCGGCCAGCCTGTTCGGCTTGCAGGAATTCGGCAACATCTATTCGCGCATCATGAACCCGACGCAGGATGTGCTGGAAAAGCGCGTGGCGGCGCTGGAAGGCGGCGCGGCTGCGCTGGCATTTTCGTCGGGGCAGGCCGCGGAAACCTTGACGATTCTGACGCTGGCTAACGCCGGGGATGAAATTGTTTCGACGACTTCGCTGTATGGCGGAACCTACAATCTGTTTCATTACACATTGCCGAAGATGGGGATCACGGTTCGCTTCGTTGACGCCGAAGACGAAAAAGGATTGCGCGCCGCCATCAATGACAAGACCAAGGCCGTTTACACCGAAACCGTTGGCAATCCAAAGCTGGACATCGTGGACATTGAAAAACTGGCCAACATCGCGCACGAACATGGGCTGCCGCTGATTATTGACAACACGACGCCTTCGCCCGCGTTGTGCCGCCCGATTGAACACGGCGCGGATATCATCATTCATTCGCTGACCAAATTCATCGGCGGACACGGCACCTCGATCGGAGGCATTGTGGTGGACGCGGGCAAGTTTGATTGGAAGGCTTCCGGACGCTTCCCCGATTTCACCACGCCCGATCCGTCGTATCACGGGGTGGTTTACACGGATGCCTTCGGGCCGTTGGCGTTCATTCTCAAGCTTCGCGTCCAGAGCCTGCGTGACATCGGCGCGTGCATCTCACCGTTCAATGCTTTTCTGATTTTGCAGGGAGCCGAAACCTTGCACTTGCGCATGGAGCGTCATTCACAGAATGCGCTGGCAGTGGCGCAGTTCCTGCAAAAGCAGCCGCAAGTTGAATCGGTCAATTATCCCGGCTTGGAATCCAGCCCGTATTTCGAACGCACAAAGAAGTATTCGCCGACAGGCGCAGGCGCGCTGGTGACGTTCAACATTCGCGGCGGACTCGAAGCAGGCAAGAAGTTCATCAACTCGACCAAGTTGTTCAGCTTGCTGGCGAACATCGGCGATGCCAAATCGCTGGTCATCCATCCGGCTTCGACAACGCATTCGCAATTGAGCGAAGAAGAGCAGGCTTCGACCGGCGTCACGCCCGGCCTGGTTCGCCTGTCGGTCGGCATCGAAGACATTCGCGACATCATCGCCGACATCGAACAGGCGCTGAAAGCCGCCGCATAGACTTATGAAATAAATTCACGAAACCACAGGAAGAGCCAAACTCTTTGGTAGATGATCAGCCCCAACGGGGCAAGATGTGGAAGCCCAGTGCAACGTGCTGGGTAGTAGCGGAAGATTTCGCCAGCCCCAACGGGGCGAAATAACAAACCAGATATTTCGCCCTTTCAGGGCTTGCAGGAACCTTCAACTTTTCCCAGTGCAATGCACTGGGCTATTACATTTCGCCCCGTTGGGGCTGAGCGGTTTGCTTCGTATGGTTTCGTGGATTCGATCTGATTCTTATGTCAGAACAAATTCAGCCAACATACGAAGGCGATTTTATCTTCGCCACCAATCAACCCTTCCAATTGTTTTCCGGCGGATCGCTGCAACCGGTCACGTTGCATTACGCGGTGTACGGCAGGCTGAACGAACGCCGGGACAACGCGATTCTGGTTTGTCACGCGCTTTCCGGTTCCGCGCGCGCGGCGGATTGGTGGGCGCAGTTGTTCTGGTCGCCGGAAAATCCCGAAGGCGTGTTCAACCTGGAACGGGATTTTGTCATTTGCTCGAATCTGATTGGATCGTGTTATGGCTCGACGGGGCCGTCGGCGATCAATCTGGCGACGGGCAGGCCGTTCGGTCCGGAATTTCCGCTGGTGACGGTGCGCGATTGGGTGCTGACGCAATCGTTGTTGCTGGATCATTTGCAGATTGAAACCTTGCGGGCAGTGATTGGCGCTTCGATTGGCGGGATGCAGGCGATTCAATGGGCGATAGATTTGCCGCACCGCGTCGCGCGGTGCGTGGCAATTGGTTCGGCGCCGCTGACCGCGATGGGATTAGCGCTGAATCATTTGCAACGCCAGGCGATTTACAACAACACGAAATCCGGGTTGGCCACGGCGCGAGCCATTGCAATGTTGTCATACAAATCCGATAAGCTGTTTGACGAACGCTACGCCCGCCGACCGAATCGCAGCGGCGAAGACCCAATGCGGTCGTTGATGGAACGGTACGACATCGGCGGTTATCTGGATTACCAGGGCGAAATTTTCACGCAACGATTCGATGCGAATTCGTATTTGATCATCACCAAAGCGATGGACAATTTTCATCCATCGGTCGGGTACGAATCCGAAGCCGCAGCATTGGCACGCATCAAATCGAAAATGCTGATGATCGGGATTTCCTCCGATTGGCTGTTTCCGCCCGCCGAAGTCCGCAGCTTGGCAGAGCGAATGGTCGCCGCCGGAGCCGAAGCCGAATACGCTGAAATCACTTCCAATCACGGCCACGACGGATTTTTGGCGGAACCGCATTCGCTGTTGCCGCTGATTCGCCAAACTTTGGAGGCTGGGTAGTCTCAACGCCAAGGCGCAAAGGTTCAAAGAAGCAAAGGGAAAAAGAGTGAATCTTCCGGTTCAGAATTCCTTTGGGACTTTGTTTCTTTGCGCCTTGGCGCTGTCAAAATGAACCTTTATGCAATTGCCGATCTCCCTTCGCGGCGCCATTGAACAGCAACTCTCCGCCGCCGGCTTCAGCACGCTGACTGCCGCGGCCAACGAACTTTCCGACCGGTACCGCCAACAGAAAAAAAACGATAGATTCATTACCACTGACACGCATCGGTTGGCTTATGTAGCCGTGCGTATGCCCGCGACCTTTGCCGCCGTCAGCAAAGTGTTGGAATCCGTTCGCAATCGAATGCCTGATTTTCAGCCGGAAAGCCTGCTTGATTTGGGAGCCGGAAGCGGCGCGGCGGCATGGGCGGCGGCTGAAAGTTTTGACTCGTTGCGGCAGTTCACATTGATCGAACAAGATCGCGGTTTGATCGAATTGGGGCGCAAACTGGCGCTGCAATCCGAAGTGTTGCGATTGGCCGAATGGAAAGCGGCGAATTTGAGCGCATTGGCTGAATTTCCGCCGCACGATTTGGTGATTTGTTCGTATTCGCTGGGCGAAATCCGATCAACGATGGCGCACAAAATTCTGAATGTTGCCTGGCTGGCTGCGAAACAGATTTTGATCATCATTGAGCCGGGAACGATGAAAGGGTTTGCGAACGTTCGCGCCGCGCGGGATCAATTGATCGAAGCCGGAGCGTTTCTGGTTGCGCCGTGTCCGCATTCGCGCGCGTGCCCGATGCCCACAGATGAAAGCGATTGGTGTCATTTTTCGGCGCGATTTGATCGAACCTCGCTGCATCGGCGGTTGAAAGGAGGCTCGCTGGGATATGAAGACGAAAAATTTTCGTACGTCGCCGCAGCCAAATATCCCGTTGAGCCTGAACCGGCGCGCGTGCTCCGCCATCCGCTGCGGCAATCTGGATTCACGCAACTTCAGCTATGCACGCCCGAAGGGTTGCAAACGATTTCCATCACCAAACGCGACAAAGGCGCCTGGAAGCGTGCGCGCAAAGTTGATTGGGGCGACAGCTTCGATAGAATCGCCAGCCATAAGGAGAATTCCAAATGATGGAACTTGATGGCGAGTCACTCTCGCTGGCGCGGACCGAAGCCGTCGCCAATGGGGAAGCGGTTTCGCTTTCGACTGCTTCGCGGGAGCGAATGGAAACGTCGCGCCGTTTTGTCGAACAAATCATCGCGCGCGGCGAGGTCGTTTACGGCATCAACACAGGGTTTGGCGCGTTGTCCGAAGTGACGATACCAAACGATGAACTCCGCGAGTTGCAGATCAATCTGGTGCGTTCGCATGCCTGTGGTGTGGGCGATCCGCTGCCCGAAAAGGTCGTCCGGGCGATGCTGCTGCACCGCGCGAACGTTTTGGCGAAAGGATTTTCCGGATGCCGCCCGCTGGTGGTGGAAACCTTGATCGCGATGTTGAACAACGGCGTTCATCCCGTGATTCCGGCCAAAGGTTCGGTCGGCGCTTCGGGCGATTTGGCGCCGCTGGCGCATCAAGCGCTGGTGACCATCGGTGAAGGAGAAGCGTTTTATCGAGGCGAGCGATTACCGGGCGGCGAGGCAATGCAACAAGCGGGCATTGAACCTCTATCGTTGGAAGCGAAAGAAGGACTGGCACTACTGAATGGCACACAGGCGATGACGGCAGTGGGCGGTTTGGCGTTGGTTCAAGCGACAAAGCTGGCGAATGCCGCCGACGTGATCGGCGCGATGACCCTGGAAGCATTGCGCGGAACGCCGGTCGCGTTCGACCAAAAAATTCATGCCGTTCGCCCGCACAGCGGTCAGCGCGAAAGCGCGCGACGGTTGCGCGAACTGATCGAACACAGCGAAATCCGCGAATCACACCGCGACAAAGCCGCTGATCCCAGAGTGCAGGACGCCTATGCGCTTCGCTGCATGCCGCAGGTTCACGGCGCAGTACGCGATGCGCTCGCTCATGCGCGACAGATTGTCGAAGTGGAAATCAATTCGGCGACCGACAATCCGCTTGTGTTTGCCGACGCCGGGGAGGTCTTATCCGGCGGCAATTTTCACGGCGAACCGGTTTCGCTAGCGTTCGATTATGCGGCGGTGGCAGTGGCGGATTTGGCGACGATTTCCGAACGCCGCGTCGAACGATTGGTGAATCCGTCGCTTTCTGGCCTGCCAGCGTTTTTGTCGCCGCATCCGGGAACGAATTCGGGTTTGATGATTGCCCAAGTCACCGCTGCGGCGTTGATCGCAGAAAATAACGTGCTGGCACATCCGGCATCGGTGTTTACACTGCCAACTTCGGCGAACAAGGAAGATCACGTTTCGATGGGAATGACGGCGGCGTTGAAGCTGGCGCAAATCGTCAAAAATGTCGAAACCGTGTTGGCGATTGAACTGCTCTGCGCGGCACAGGGGCTGGAGTTTCTGAAACCGCTCAAGCCGGGGCCAAAACTGGAAGCCGTTTATCACAAAGTTCGCGAACAAGTTCCTCCGCTGGAGCGCGATACGCAATTGTCAGTTCATATTGAGACGCTCGCTCCTTTGGTAAGGGAGCTTGGATAAGCAATCAGAAGCAACATAAATTGATTCGATGCACAAACGCCCGCTCAGGCCACCACGATCGTCAATCTCAGCGTTGAAAGGTGCCTTGAATCAGCATTTACAATGATCTACGGCTGCTGGTAGTAGTTTTGGCCGCGAGCTAGCATCTCGGCTCATCGCCAATTGAATCATTGGCAATCGCGCTTCCATTTCACCAGTTACACAGAAAAGAGAGCTTAAATGGTCACCTTAAAAGGAGGGGGTTTTATGATACGCCCTATTCAGAAATTCATGACGACATTGGCCGGGTTGCTAATGGTGTCTTCGTTGATCGCAGCGCAAACTCCGAATACGGCGACGATGATCGTCGTTGTGACAGACCAAACCGGTGCAGTTGTGAAAGACGCCAAGATTGTGGTTCTGAACAATGCCACTGGGGCCGAACGAGAAGTCGTTTCGGGAAGCGATGGCAGCGCCACGATTCCAGCGCTTTCCTTGACGGGAACATACAACGTCAGCGTTTCCAGAGCAGGATTCAGCAACCAGGAGTTGAAGGAAATCACCCTGCGTTCCGGAGAAATCGCAACCTTGAAGGTCAAGCTTCTCGTTGGCTCGACGAATGCGGAAATCGCCGTCTTTGGGACGACCGATGGCGTGCGCGCAGATCCGCAGATTGGCCGTCGGCTCGACAGCCCGCAAATTGATGAAACACCGATTTTGGGTCGCAAGGTGACATCTTTGCCATTGCTCAATTCTGCCTTCCGGCAGGGCAAAGGCACTGGAGACCTCTTTGTCAACGCGACCTATTTCATCACTGGCGTAGGATCGCGCCGCGCGACCACCTTTACGCTCGACGGCGCGAACAATGACGAAGGATGGGGCCGCCAGGTGGCGATTGCCACAGTGCCGCTCGGTGCGGTCCAGGAAATGAACATTTTGACGAATGCATTTTCTGCCGAATATGGCTGGACTTCCGGCCCTGCAATCAACATTGTCACGAAATCCGGCACGAACAGTTTCCATGGCGAGGCTTTGTATTTGGGACGTCCCGGCGATTGGCAGGCCGAGGAATTTTCGACCAAAGGCTTCTGCCCCTCTTCAGTTCCAGGTTGCGTCACCCCCACAACGCTCAAGGCGATCAGCCCTGTGGACATCCCTGATGCCTTGAGCCAGGTTTCCGGCTCCATTGGCGGGCCGATTATCAAAGATAAAACGTTCTTTTTCGCGTCTTCCGATTACACGCGGCAGGATCGAACAACGTTCCTTTCGACTTCGTTGCCCGCTTTTCTGTTACCGGCTGATGGCCATCTTGATTACACAGGGCATTACCGGCAGTTTCTGTTCAACGGGCGTTTGGATCACAAACTAACGTCGAACCAGACGTTGACCGCTCGGTTCAATGTGGATCGGTTTTATGATGACAATCCACAAGACGCCGTTGGTGGAACAAATGCGCCCAGCGTCGCACGTAAATACTCGCGACGATCCTGGACGGCGCAGCTTAACCACACCACGGTGATCAATCCGAGCCTGCTCAACGAAGCGCGCTTTGCCTTTCTGAATGGCGATCCGGTGACGCTTTGGGAAGCGCCGACTCTTTCGACCACCTATACACGCAGCGGCGCGGTTCCTTTCACTATTGGGCAATCGCGATTTTCTGATATTTACAGCCGTCAGGCTCAGTTTTCCGACACTCTGTCCTGGTCGCTGGGCAAACATTACCTGCGCTTCGGCGGCAGCATCACACGACACACTTCAGGCGGCACGGGCAGTGAACCCGGCACACCGATTCTCGGCACGTTCACGTTCAAAAACACGACAACGGCGCCTTTCGATCAACTGACTCTGGCTGATGTCCAGCAATACACACAACCGATTAACTTCGGCATCAGCAGCTACGATCTGACGCAGTGGCTATATGTCGCATTCGTGCAGGACAGCATTCACTTGCGCAATGATCTCACCATTGATCTCGGATTGCGTTACGACCGGCAAACCCTGACCGACGCCACGAAAAACTTTGCGCCACGCGTGGGCTTTGGCTGGCATCCGTGGGGCGATTCGCGCACTTCGATTCGAGGCGGTTACGGCATGTACTACACCCAAATTCGCTCCAACGCGGTCGCCAGCTATCTGGTGAACGGGCTGGACGGATTGACGACGTATACCGCGACGCCCGGGCAACTCGGATTCCCGACCTGTTTGACCGGGGCCTGTTTGCCACTGAACTTCGATCCAAAGACTCTTCCTGCTTCGCAATTGCCTGCACGCGACATCACGATCAAAGCGGGGTTGCGATCTTTCTATCAGTCACAGTTCACACGCTACGGGCTGGATTTTTCCAAGCTGGCCGGTAATTACCCCGATGAACTGTTGAATCCTCGGAGCCAGGTGGTGACCATCGGCGCGGAGCGGGAAGTGCTCAGAGGATGGTTCGTCGGAGGCGATTACGTGCACCAACACCTGGGCGACATTGATCGCACGGTAGATTTGAATGCGCCTTCAGTATTTGAGCGCACAGCACCGGGACAAACTCGAACCGTTGCCGCAGCCAATGCCACGCGCTCAATTCTGCCGGTCAACGGAGGTATTCGCGCCGTCAACGTTCTGATGAACCTGGGCGAAGCCGACTACGATGGATTGCAGACGCAGGTCAGTTTCCGCGGAAATCGGCGGTTGTATGCCGCGCTGAGCTACACGCTTTCCAAAGCGACCAACACCACCGAACCCGATGGCAATGGCATCGGCCCCAACGAAAACAATATCGCCCAGCAGGGTGAACTTGAACGCGGGCCGAGCGTGGTGGATCAGCGTCATCGCGCAGTTCTCACCGTCAGTTATCAATTTCCATTCAACATTACGGCCGGGACCTTGTCGCAGTTTGCGTCGGCTCGGCCCTTCAATGCCACGACCGGCGTTGACAATAACGGGGACGGATCGAACAACGACCGCCCGGTCGTCAACGGCAAGGTCCTCAGTAAATCTGCGTTTCGTGGAACGCCGACTTCCGACGTGGCGATTTTCATCGAGGGGCGCATCAAAACATCGGAACGCACGAGCATTCTGCTTCGGTTGGAAGGCTTCAACATTTTCAATCACGGAAACTTCCTGGGGCGCGGAGTCACAACGTATGGCAATGCCGAAACTCCCGCATCCACCTTCGGCCAGTTTGTAGGCGGCGTAGGCACGTCCACAAACGCAATCCCTGCGTTTGCCAACATTGATCCGCCGAGGATGTTCCAGTTGCAAGCTCGGTTCACTTTCTAAGTCGGGTTAGGTTCTGACCAGATCGGATTTCAACTTGCTGTACGGTTCAACACAAAGGGAGAAAGTGTCAAAGGATCAAAGAAGGATTCCAACAAACAGTGGAAAGTCCCTTGATCCATTGTTCCTTCGACCCTTTGTGTTGAGTTGTGTAATTCCCCGATGAACGAAACATTGCTGACAGTTCAGGGAATTTCCAAACGCTATGCGCCTCGCTGGGTTTTGCGTGATGTCGGGTTTACCGTTCGCCAGGGTGAGACGCTGGGGCTGATTGGCCCAAACGGCGCAGGCAAAACCACGCTCTTTGAATGTTTGGCGGGACTTTCGCCCGCTGACGCCGGAACGGTTTCGTTTCGCGACCAATCGCTCCCGGCGGCAAAACGACAAATGGCATTGTTTTATTTGCCTGACGGAATCGCTCCCTGGGCGGCGCAAACTGTGCGTTGGGCGCTTGCGTTTTTCGAGAAGCTATATCGCAACGCTCAAACCAATGCTTCGGAGTTGGCGAAGGAATTGAAGCTGGATCATTTGCTGTCGTCGCGGATCGGGTCACTGTCAAAAGGCGAGCGTAAACGATTGCTGCTGGCGCTAGGGCTGTTGACGCCGCAACCGCTGTTGATGCTTGACGAACCGTTTGACGGACTGGATTTGCGGCAAACGCGCGATGTGATGACGCTGCTTCGACGACACGCCGAAGCCGGACGAACGCTGATGCTTTCGATTCATCAGCTCACAGATGCCGCGCGCGTGTGCGACCGTCTGGTTTTGCTCAGCGAAGGCAACGTCGTCGGCGAAGGCACGATTGACGAACTTCGCGCGCAAACCGATTTGAACGACAACAGATTGCCGCACGCGGGGTTGGAGGAGATTTTCCTTGCGCTCACTTAAGCTCCTCGCCCTGTTGTTTGCCAAAGAATGGCGCGAATTGATGGCTTCGCGCGCCTACTGGTTGCTGGTGGTTTTCATCGGGCCGCTGGTCGGCAACAGTTTCATCACGGCGGTCAATTTATTCGCCGAAGCCAGCGGAATCGGCGGCGGCGCGGCGGCTTTGGCGCAAGGGCTGACGCCGCTTGATGGCATCTTGGTTCCCACTTGGGGAGCTTACGACCTGGCTGTGACCCTGCTGTTTCCATTTGTCGCCATACGGTTGATTTCGGCGGAAAAAGAAAGCGGCGCGTGGAAACTGGCGCTGCAATTGCCTGCCGAGTTGGCAACAACCATCACAGCAAAGGTTCTGGCGCTGGTGGTTGGTTGGGCAATCGTGTGGCTTCCGGGCTTGATCGCCGTCGGGATGTGGAAAGCCTACGGCGGACACATTTACTGGCCGGAAGCGTTGAATTTGCTGCTCGGACACTGGCTGCGAATGCTGCTCAGCGCGGGCGTGGCAATGGCAGCGGCGGCCTTGACCGAAAGCGCCGCCAGCGCAGCAATTGTTACTTTGAGTTTCACGCTGGGAACCTGGGCGCTGGATTTCATCGCCACAGGGCGTGGCGGATTACTGGCCGAAGTTGCGGCGTTTACGCCAACGGCTGCGCTGCGTTGG encodes:
- a CDS encoding homoserine O-acetyltransferase translates to MSEQIQPTYEGDFIFATNQPFQLFSGGSLQPVTLHYAVYGRLNERRDNAILVCHALSGSARAADWWAQLFWSPENPEGVFNLERDFVICSNLIGSCYGSTGPSAINLATGRPFGPEFPLVTVRDWVLTQSLLLDHLQIETLRAVIGASIGGMQAIQWAIDLPHRVARCVAIGSAPLTAMGLALNHLQRQAIYNNTKSGLATARAIAMLSYKSDKLFDERYARRPNRSGEDPMRSLMERYDIGGYLDYQGEIFTQRFDANSYLIITKAMDNFHPSVGYESEAAALARIKSKMLMIGISSDWLFPPAEVRSLAERMVAAGAEAEYAEITSNHGHDGFLAEPHSLLPLIRQTLEAG
- the hutH gene encoding histidine ammonia-lyase translates to MELDGESLSLARTEAVANGEAVSLSTASRERMETSRRFVEQIIARGEVVYGINTGFGALSEVTIPNDELRELQINLVRSHACGVGDPLPEKVVRAMLLHRANVLAKGFSGCRPLVVETLIAMLNNGVHPVIPAKGSVGASGDLAPLAHQALVTIGEGEAFYRGERLPGGEAMQQAGIEPLSLEAKEGLALLNGTQAMTAVGGLALVQATKLANAADVIGAMTLEALRGTPVAFDQKIHAVRPHSGQRESARRLRELIEHSEIRESHRDKAADPRVQDAYALRCMPQVHGAVRDALAHARQIVEVEINSATDNPLVFADAGEVLSGGNFHGEPVSLAFDYAAVAVADLATISERRVERLVNPSLSGLPAFLSPHPGTNSGLMIAQVTAAALIAENNVLAHPASVFTLPTSANKEDHVSMGMTAALKLAQIVKNVETVLAIELLCAAQGLEFLKPLKPGPKLEAVYHKVREQVPPLERDTQLSVHIETLAPLVRELG
- a CDS encoding homocysteine synthase, producing MADETPNYQFNTLAVHGGFEQGDPATKARAVPIYQTTSYLFDSAEHAASLFGLQEFGNIYSRIMNPTQDVLEKRVAALEGGAAALAFSSGQAAETLTILTLANAGDEIVSTTSLYGGTYNLFHYTLPKMGITVRFVDAEDEKGLRAAINDKTKAVYTETVGNPKLDIVDIEKLANIAHEHGLPLIIDNTTPSPALCRPIEHGADIIIHSLTKFIGGHGTSIGGIVVDAGKFDWKASGRFPDFTTPDPSYHGVVYTDAFGPLAFILKLRVQSLRDIGACISPFNAFLILQGAETLHLRMERHSQNALAVAQFLQKQPQVESVNYPGLESSPYFERTKKYSPTGAGALVTFNIRGGLEAGKKFINSTKLFSLLANIGDAKSLVIHPASTTHSQLSEEEQASTGVTPGLVRLSVGIEDIRDIIADIEQALKAAA
- a CDS encoding rRNA methyltransferase, with the translated sequence MQLPISLRGAIEQQLSAAGFSTLTAAANELSDRYRQQKKNDRFITTDTHRLAYVAVRMPATFAAVSKVLESVRNRMPDFQPESLLDLGAGSGAAAWAAAESFDSLRQFTLIEQDRGLIELGRKLALQSEVLRLAEWKAANLSALAEFPPHDLVICSYSLGEIRSTMAHKILNVAWLAAKQILIIIEPGTMKGFANVRAARDQLIEAGAFLVAPCPHSRACPMPTDESDWCHFSARFDRTSLHRRLKGGSLGYEDEKFSYVAAAKYPVEPEPARVLRHPLRQSGFTQLQLCTPEGLQTISITKRDKGAWKRARKVDWGDSFDRIASHKENSK
- a CDS encoding TonB-dependent receptor; its protein translation is MIRPIQKFMTTLAGLLMVSSLIAAQTPNTATMIVVVTDQTGAVVKDAKIVVLNNATGAEREVVSGSDGSATIPALSLTGTYNVSVSRAGFSNQELKEITLRSGEIATLKVKLLVGSTNAEIAVFGTTDGVRADPQIGRRLDSPQIDETPILGRKVTSLPLLNSAFRQGKGTGDLFVNATYFITGVGSRRATTFTLDGANNDEGWGRQVAIATVPLGAVQEMNILTNAFSAEYGWTSGPAINIVTKSGTNSFHGEALYLGRPGDWQAEEFSTKGFCPSSVPGCVTPTTLKAISPVDIPDALSQVSGSIGGPIIKDKTFFFASSDYTRQDRTTFLSTSLPAFLLPADGHLDYTGHYRQFLFNGRLDHKLTSNQTLTARFNVDRFYDDNPQDAVGGTNAPSVARKYSRRSWTAQLNHTTVINPSLLNEARFAFLNGDPVTLWEAPTLSTTYTRSGAVPFTIGQSRFSDIYSRQAQFSDTLSWSLGKHYLRFGGSITRHTSGGTGSEPGTPILGTFTFKNTTTAPFDQLTLADVQQYTQPINFGISSYDLTQWLYVAFVQDSIHLRNDLTIDLGLRYDRQTLTDATKNFAPRVGFGWHPWGDSRTSIRGGYGMYYTQIRSNAVASYLVNGLDGLTTYTATPGQLGFPTCLTGACLPLNFDPKTLPASQLPARDITIKAGLRSFYQSQFTRYGLDFSKLAGNYPDELLNPRSQVVTIGAEREVLRGWFVGGDYVHQHLGDIDRTVDLNAPSVFERTAPGQTRTVAAANATRSILPVNGGIRAVNVLMNLGEADYDGLQTQVSFRGNRRLYAALSYTLSKATNTTEPDGNGIGPNENNIAQQGELERGPSVVDQRHRAVLTVSYQFPFNITAGTLSQFASARPFNATTGVDNNGDGSNNDRPVVNGKVLSKSAFRGTPTSDVAIFIEGRIKTSERTSILLRLEGFNIFNHGNFLGRGVTTYGNAETPASTFGQFVGGVGTSTNAIPAFANIDPPRMFQLQARFTF
- a CDS encoding ABC transporter permease — its product is MRSLKLLALLFAKEWRELMASRAYWLLVVFIGPLVGNSFITAVNLFAEASGIGGGAAALAQGLTPLDGILVPTWGAYDLAVTLLFPFVAIRLISAEKESGAWKLALQLPAELATTITAKVLALVVGWAIVWLPGLIAVGMWKAYGGHIYWPEALNLLLGHWLRMLLSAGVAMAAAALTESAASAAIVTLSFTLGTWALDFIATGRGGLLAEVAAFTPTAALRWFEQGLLRLSTFLVMLVLALAGFALAAIWLHAGRKLSQRWLQTVGLAFVVAVVVWLGSLARASWDTSENRRNSFPRADEMALRQIHDPLRITINLAPEDPRLMDYERNILNKLKRLLPNLTSDFAAQSRTGLFETGGAEGEHYGEIWYEMGGRRVMNRSTTEPIVLEQLYELAGVAAPAKTDEPEFSGYPLAAHPKAARLLFYAFWPLIACVAWWLARKF
- a CDS encoding ABC transporter ATP-binding protein, which encodes MNETLLTVQGISKRYAPRWVLRDVGFTVRQGETLGLIGPNGAGKTTLFECLAGLSPADAGTVSFRDQSLPAAKRQMALFYLPDGIAPWAAQTVRWALAFFEKLYRNAQTNASELAKELKLDHLLSSRIGSLSKGERKRLLLALGLLTPQPLLMLDEPFDGLDLRQTRDVMTLLRRHAEAGRTLMLSIHQLTDAARVCDRLVLLSEGNVVGEGTIDELRAQTDLNDNRLPHAGLEEIFLALT